In Methanosarcina siciliae T4/M, one genomic interval encodes:
- the acsC gene encoding acetyl-CoA decarbonylase/synthase complex subunit gamma: protein MKINSPLEAYKYLPQTNCGECGEATCMAFASKLIDRSGKTSDCPPLIKEKKFAKKLAELDRLLAPEIRQVTIGVGEKAVNIGGDDVLYRHKLTFFNKTKMFFDVADNMDEAAIVERVNSIANFRKFYVGRNLLLDGVAIRAVSNDPAKFAAAVKKVAEAGLPMIFCSFNPEVLKAGLEVAKDLNPLLYAANKDNWKEVGELALEYKVPVVVSAFNDLDALKTLAKTFAEAGIKDIVLDPGTYPTGKGLKETFTNFLKIRRAGIMGDTEIAYPIIALPFTAWMAGISDPVSASYWETVMASVFTIRYGDIMILHSMEPYSTLPEVHLAETIYTDPRTPVSVDGGMYKVGSPTADSPVLFTTNFALTYYTVESDISSNGIDCWLLAVDTDGIGVEAAVAGGQLTADKVKEAFDKAGFDLKTAVNHNTVVTPGLAARLQGDLEDKLGANVKVGPMDSGRIPGWMEKNWPPK from the coding sequence ATGAAAATAAACAGCCCGTTAGAAGCTTACAAATACTTGCCCCAGACAAACTGTGGAGAGTGTGGGGAAGCTACATGTATGGCTTTTGCCTCCAAGCTGATTGACAGGTCAGGCAAGACATCAGACTGTCCACCTCTTATTAAGGAGAAGAAATTTGCAAAGAAACTTGCAGAACTCGACAGGCTACTTGCACCGGAAATTCGCCAGGTAACCATAGGAGTAGGCGAGAAAGCAGTTAACATTGGGGGGGACGATGTCCTGTACCGCCACAAACTCACATTCTTCAACAAGACGAAGATGTTCTTCGATGTGGCAGACAACATGGATGAAGCTGCCATTGTTGAGAGAGTGAACAGCATCGCCAACTTCAGAAAGTTCTATGTAGGCCGAAACCTGCTCCTCGATGGGGTGGCCATCAGAGCCGTTTCCAACGACCCGGCAAAGTTTGCGGCAGCTGTAAAGAAGGTAGCTGAAGCAGGATTGCCCATGATATTCTGTTCCTTCAACCCTGAGGTCCTGAAGGCAGGACTCGAAGTGGCAAAGGACCTGAACCCGCTGCTTTATGCTGCAAACAAGGATAACTGGAAGGAAGTAGGAGAACTCGCCCTTGAATACAAGGTGCCTGTGGTTGTGTCAGCTTTCAATGACCTTGATGCCCTCAAGACCCTTGCAAAGACATTTGCAGAGGCAGGAATTAAGGATATTGTCCTTGACCCGGGAACATACCCCACAGGAAAGGGCCTGAAGGAAACATTCACCAACTTCCTGAAGATAAGGAGAGCGGGAATTATGGGCGACACGGAGATCGCATACCCGATTATTGCTCTCCCCTTCACTGCATGGATGGCTGGAATTTCCGACCCGGTCAGCGCCTCATACTGGGAAACCGTAATGGCTTCGGTCTTTACTATAAGGTACGGAGACATAATGATCCTCCACAGCATGGAGCCTTATTCCACCCTGCCTGAGGTTCACCTGGCAGAGACCATCTACACGGACCCGAGGACCCCGGTATCCGTGGACGGAGGAATGTACAAGGTAGGAAGCCCGACAGCGGATTCCCCGGTACTCTTTACCACAAACTTCGCACTCACATACTATACTGTGGAGAGCGATATATCGTCCAACGGAATCGACTGCTGGTTACTTGCAGTTGACACAGACGGGATAGGGGTGGAAGCTGCAGTTGCAGGCGGACAGCTGACCGCTGACAAGGTGAAGGAAGCCTTTGACAAGGCAGGGTTCGACCTTAAGACAGCCGTAAACCACAACACCGTAGTTACTCCGGGTCTTGCGGCCCGTCTACAGGGAGACCTTGAGGACAAGCTCGGTGCAAATGTAAAGGTAGGACCAATGGACTCCGGCCGTATCCCAGGCTGGATGGAAAAGAACTGGCCACCTAAATAA
- the prf1 gene encoding peptide chain release factor aRF-1 gives MAEYCTYEKYVLKKKLETLKNKSVKSAELISLYVPSDKQISDVIKHLKEEHEQASNIISKLASNNVREALDSLLAKLRSLNKIPENGIVYFAGVVDTGANRTGMVNEVLIPPEPVVHYIYHCDSVFYLEPIEEMLRECGTYGLILLDLREASVGMLVGKQIEAIKHLHSTVPGKQRKGGQSAHRFEQLRRIAIHDFYKRIGGAASEAFLELEPSDLKGILIGGHSPTKEEFYEGEFLHYELQKKVLGLFDTGYTDESGFSELINEAEDTLQGIDLIKQKKDMDIFFKEIATESGKVSYGEDNVRANLEIKAVDVLLLSEELRAERVSLMCRVCGYENRRTRIWKTGEAVPTIGNCPECGSALEVTDLIDIVGEFSELADKGNARIAFISTDFDEGSQFMIAFGGIAAILRYSTGM, from the coding sequence ATGGCTGAGTACTGTACATATGAAAAATATGTATTAAAAAAGAAGCTTGAAACTCTAAAGAATAAAAGTGTGAAGAGCGCGGAATTGATTTCCCTTTATGTTCCTTCTGATAAACAGATTTCAGATGTTATAAAGCATTTGAAAGAAGAACATGAGCAGGCTTCGAACATAATATCCAAACTTGCCAGCAATAATGTACGGGAAGCCCTTGATTCTTTGCTGGCAAAGTTAAGATCTCTTAACAAAATTCCGGAAAACGGAATCGTTTATTTTGCAGGAGTTGTCGATACCGGAGCTAACAGGACAGGCATGGTAAATGAAGTTCTTATTCCTCCGGAACCTGTTGTACATTATATATATCACTGTGATTCTGTTTTTTATCTTGAGCCTATTGAGGAAATGCTCAGGGAGTGCGGTACTTATGGGCTCATACTTCTTGATTTAAGAGAAGCTAGTGTCGGAATGCTTGTAGGTAAGCAAATTGAAGCTATTAAGCATCTTCATTCTACGGTTCCTGGCAAACAAAGAAAAGGAGGGCAGAGTGCACATCGCTTTGAACAGCTCAGACGCATTGCTATTCATGATTTCTACAAGAGAATAGGGGGTGCTGCAAGTGAGGCATTCCTTGAATTAGAGCCTTCTGACCTTAAAGGCATTCTTATAGGAGGGCATTCCCCGACTAAAGAAGAATTTTATGAAGGCGAATTTCTACATTATGAGCTTCAGAAAAAGGTTCTTGGCCTGTTTGATACGGGGTATACGGATGAATCGGGTTTTTCTGAGTTAATAAATGAAGCAGAGGATACTCTCCAGGGTATTGACTTAATTAAGCAAAAGAAAGACATGGACATATTTTTTAAAGAAATCGCTACCGAATCCGGTAAAGTATCTTATGGAGAGGACAATGTAAGGGCAAATCTTGAGATAAAGGCGGTTGATGTGCTTTTACTTTCTGAAGAGTTGCGGGCTGAAAGAGTATCTCTCATGTGCAGGGTTTGCGGATATGAGAATAGACGGACAAGAATATGGAAAACAGGTGAAGCTGTTCCTACGATTGGAAATTGTCCTGAATGCGGTTCTGCACTTGAAGTTACGGATCTTATTGATATCGTGGGGGAATTTTCAGAACTCGCAGATAAAGGCAATGCAAGGATTGCTTTTATATCAACAGATTTCGACGAAGGGTCTCAATTTATGATAGCTTTTGGCGGAATTGCTGCAATCCTTAGATATAGTACAGGGATGTAG
- the cydB gene encoding cytochrome d ubiquinol oxidase subunit II produces the protein MFDFLTHDMLAVIWFFLWCVIWGVYFIADSFSLGAGLLTPFIAEDKAQRVQIQSSVGPFWGGNEVWLILAAGGTFAAFPLVFSKMFTFLYLPMILLLIGLIARGISVEYLHKDDNPRIQKVLMWGWFTGSLLISLVLGVAFANFFKGLEIVLGGFYVGTLLELFGPYALVGGALFVLMNVTSGALWINVKTEGDVAAKAGDLAKKSTLLVLVLALVYLAYSFAGIEGFTSNYSAMPALYLLPVLAVVAAVFAVLFAKKDKDFPAFCSNLLAFLFIVESGLASIYPYMLKSSVFPEYGIDIFEAASSHMTLGVMLGGALVFVPIVIIYQLWAYTLFREKITETEQVEY, from the coding sequence ATGTTCGATTTCCTTACTCATGACATGCTTGCCGTTATCTGGTTTTTCCTGTGGTGTGTAATATGGGGAGTTTACTTCATTGCAGACTCCTTTTCCCTTGGAGCAGGGCTTTTGACACCCTTTATTGCCGAGGATAAAGCGCAGAGGGTCCAGATCCAGAGCTCTGTTGGGCCTTTCTGGGGCGGGAACGAGGTATGGCTCATCCTGGCTGCGGGAGGAACCTTTGCTGCATTTCCTCTGGTATTCTCGAAGATGTTTACTTTCCTCTATCTGCCTATGATTTTGCTGCTCATCGGTCTGATTGCAAGAGGCATTTCCGTGGAATATCTCCACAAGGATGATAATCCCCGGATACAGAAGGTCCTGATGTGGGGATGGTTCACCGGAAGCCTGCTTATCTCTCTGGTCCTGGGGGTTGCATTTGCGAACTTCTTCAAGGGGCTTGAAATCGTTTTGGGAGGATTTTATGTCGGTACACTTCTCGAACTTTTTGGCCCTTATGCATTGGTCGGTGGTGCCCTGTTCGTGCTTATGAATGTTACTTCTGGTGCACTCTGGATCAATGTCAAGACCGAAGGCGACGTAGCTGCAAAAGCAGGAGACTTGGCAAAAAAGAGTACTCTTCTTGTACTCGTACTTGCTCTTGTCTACCTGGCATACTCCTTTGCTGGCATAGAAGGTTTTACAAGCAACTATTCAGCCATGCCAGCTCTGTACTTATTGCCGGTTCTTGCGGTAGTAGCAGCTGTTTTTGCCGTGTTATTTGCAAAAAAAGACAAAGACTTCCCGGCTTTTTGCAGCAACCTCCTGGCTTTTCTCTTCATTGTGGAAAGCGGGCTTGCAAGTATCTATCCTTATATGCTCAAATCTTCCGTTTTTCCTGAGTACGGAATAGATATCTTTGAGGCGGCATCGAGCCATATGACTCTAGGCGTCATGTTGGGGGGTGCACTGGTCTTTGTGCCCATAGTTATTATCTACCAGCTGTGGGCGTATACCCTGTTCAGGGAAAAAATAACAGAAACAGAGCAGGTCGAATACTGA
- a CDS encoding cytochrome ubiquinol oxidase subunit I — protein sequence MVELLLLSRLQFAITVAFHFLFVPLTLGLAFLVAVMETVYYKNKDETWRRMADFWGRIFKINFAIGLVTGLSMTFQFGTNWGAYSEFMGDVFGPPLAVEALLAFFLEGTFFGAWVFLDRSRQKLKAFSMWMVALGTNISSLWIITANGFMQNPVGYKMAADGSKVIMTDFLALVTNSYVWYMLVHTLLSAYLLTAFLIMGICAYHFLKRNNSEVFRKSFGIAVAIALVTAVLLPVLGHGYAQYVAELQPAKGAAMDAIWETGSGVPMYLIQVPDSSTGSNSVQFLGIPGLASFLYTGSFSGTITGLNQLAQDELPPVGMVFWSFRLMTILGSLFIIEALLGLYLQKSGKLYTSDKYLKLLMWSIPLPYVAITAGWIVAEVGRQPWIVYGLLKTANGISSVPISDVLLSVVLISTFYLVLIVFEIYLIKKTVVNATGVE from the coding sequence ATGGTTGAGTTGCTTTTATTAAGCCGGCTTCAGTTTGCCATAACAGTTGCGTTCCATTTCCTTTTCGTTCCACTAACACTGGGGCTCGCATTCTTAGTGGCAGTCATGGAAACGGTATACTACAAAAACAAAGATGAAACCTGGCGAAGGATGGCAGATTTCTGGGGCAGGATATTCAAGATAAACTTCGCAATAGGTCTGGTAACGGGTCTTTCAATGACTTTCCAGTTCGGTACCAACTGGGGTGCCTATTCCGAATTCATGGGAGATGTCTTCGGACCGCCATTAGCGGTGGAAGCATTACTGGCTTTTTTCCTTGAAGGCACTTTCTTTGGCGCATGGGTATTCCTTGACCGCTCCCGTCAGAAACTGAAGGCATTTTCCATGTGGATGGTAGCTCTGGGTACCAACATATCTTCATTATGGATTATCACTGCTAACGGTTTTATGCAGAATCCAGTTGGCTATAAGATGGCTGCTGACGGGAGCAAGGTAATCATGACGGATTTCCTTGCTCTGGTTACAAACAGCTATGTGTGGTACATGCTGGTACATACCCTGCTTTCGGCATATCTTCTGACCGCATTCCTGATCATGGGAATCTGTGCATATCATTTCCTTAAAAGGAACAATAGTGAAGTGTTCAGGAAGTCTTTTGGAATAGCAGTTGCCATAGCTCTTGTCACCGCAGTCCTGCTTCCGGTTCTTGGTCACGGTTATGCACAATATGTTGCTGAACTTCAACCCGCTAAAGGAGCGGCAATGGACGCGATATGGGAAACGGGCTCCGGAGTACCCATGTATCTGATACAGGTGCCGGATTCAAGTACAGGTTCTAACAGTGTTCAGTTTCTGGGAATTCCGGGGCTTGCAAGTTTCCTGTATACGGGAAGTTTCAGCGGGACGATAACAGGACTCAACCAGTTAGCTCAGGATGAATTGCCGCCTGTAGGAATGGTATTCTGGAGCTTCAGGCTGATGACAATTCTCGGATCCCTGTTTATCATAGAGGCTCTTTTAGGCTTATATCTTCAAAAGTCAGGCAAGCTGTACACATCGGATAAGTATCTGAAGTTGCTCATGTGGTCGATTCCACTTCCATATGTTGCCATCACTGCCGGCTGGATTGTAGCCGAGGTAGGGAGACAGCCATGGATAGTATACGGGCTGCTAAAGACAGCTAATGGGATATCATCGGTTCCCATATCGGATGTGTTGTTAAGTGTTGTCCTTATCAGTACATTCTATCTGGTCCTTATAGTCTTTGAGATATACCTCATAAAGAAAACCGTAGTCAATGCTACAGGAGTTGAGTGA
- a CDS encoding Fur family transcriptional regulator: MKPTEKADMKYTNQRVEILDFLREHDGHPTVDEVYDGVRKKLTRISKATVYKNLKFLTEKGLLEEVNVKGVSRFEANFIPHHHLICRECGKMEDFNSEQLLDYSMKIAEEIDGFTIVSTSTNFYGICKKCMELKEET; encoded by the coding sequence ATGAAGCCCACAGAGAAAGCTGACATGAAATACACAAACCAGAGAGTCGAAATACTTGATTTCCTGCGCGAACACGACGGTCATCCCACTGTAGACGAAGTTTACGACGGAGTTAGAAAAAAACTGACACGCATAAGCAAGGCTACCGTGTATAAGAATCTCAAATTCCTTACGGAGAAAGGGTTACTGGAGGAGGTGAATGTAAAAGGGGTCTCAAGATTTGAAGCGAATTTCATTCCACATCACCATCTCATCTGCCGGGAATGCGGAAAGATGGAGGATTTTAATTCGGAACAATTGCTGGATTACTCGATGAAGATAGCTGAGGAAATAGATGGATTTACTATTGTTTCAACGAGTACTAACTTCTATGGTATCTGTAAAAAGTGTATGGAGCTAAAGGAGGAAACATAA
- a CDS encoding alkene reductase: MAEDTDLFSQYRMGDLTLPNRMVMAPMTRSRAGDDDVPVPLTATYYVQRASAGMIITEGSQVSPQGVGFMHTPGIHSAAQVVGWKEITDAVHKAGGKIFIQLWHVGRVSHPDLLGGTLPVAPSALPVEGLVHTPGGKKPIPAPRALETDEVPDIIRQFRQAAENAKTAGFDGVEIHGANTYLLDQFLRSGSNKRTDKYGGSLENQARLPLEVTKAVIEVWGGDRVGYRISPHNTAHSMSDANPRETFSYFTRELNKTGLGYLHLIEPIGGRSGFVPPEARLGPTLRRTFERTFILNGGYGLQSGNEAIASGEADLIAFGVPFLSNPDLPERFMQNAPLNEPDEATFYVGGEKGYTDYPALVDR; this comes from the coding sequence ATGGCAGAAGACACGGACCTTTTTTCACAGTATCGGATGGGCGATTTAACGCTGCCAAACCGCATGGTGATGGCGCCGATGACTCGCAGCCGCGCAGGGGATGACGACGTCCCGGTCCCACTGACGGCCACTTACTATGTGCAGCGAGCCTCGGCCGGCATGATTATCACCGAGGGTTCACAGGTTAGCCCGCAGGGTGTAGGCTTCATGCATACACCGGGCATACACTCTGCAGCACAGGTCGTCGGCTGGAAGGAGATAACGGATGCCGTCCACAAGGCCGGAGGCAAGATTTTCATCCAGCTGTGGCACGTAGGGAGGGTTTCCCACCCTGACCTTCTGGGTGGTACTCTGCCGGTAGCGCCATCCGCGCTGCCTGTCGAAGGCTTAGTCCACACACCAGGTGGAAAAAAGCCAATTCCCGCACCCAGAGCCCTGGAAACCGACGAGGTGCCGGACATTATCAGGCAGTTTCGGCAAGCGGCGGAGAACGCGAAAACCGCCGGCTTCGATGGTGTAGAAATCCATGGAGCTAACACCTACCTGCTGGACCAATTCCTGCGGAGCGGATCCAACAAAAGAACAGATAAGTACGGCGGCAGCCTTGAGAACCAGGCCCGTCTGCCGCTTGAGGTCACGAAAGCCGTCATCGAGGTATGGGGCGGCGACCGTGTCGGCTACCGCATCTCTCCGCACAATACCGCGCATTCTATGTCAGATGCCAATCCCAGGGAAACCTTTTCCTATTTCACCAGAGAGCTGAACAAAACGGGTCTGGGCTACCTTCATTTAATCGAGCCCATTGGAGGACGGTCGGGGTTCGTGCCACCCGAAGCACGGCTTGGGCCTACCCTGCGCAGAACTTTTGAAAGGACGTTCATACTGAACGGTGGCTATGGCCTCCAAAGCGGGAATGAAGCCATTGCCAGCGGTGAAGCCGACCTGATTGCCTTCGGAGTGCCTTTCCTGTCCAATCCTGACCTGCCAGAGCGTTTCATGCAGAACGCGCCGCTTAACGAGCCGGACGAGGCCACCTTCTACGTGGGCGGAGAGAAAGGCTATACGGACTATCCGGCGCTGGTTGATAGATGA